The following proteins are co-located in the Carassius gibelio isolate Cgi1373 ecotype wild population from Czech Republic chromosome A21, carGib1.2-hapl.c, whole genome shotgun sequence genome:
- the LOC127941723 gene encoding CCR4-NOT transcription complex subunit 6, which yields MPKEKYDPPDPRRMYTIMSSEEAANGKKSYWAELEIVGRVRSLSSALWSLTHLTALHISDNSLSRIPPDIAKLHNLVYLDLSSNKIRSLPAELGNMVSLRELLLNNNQLRVLPFELGKLFQLQTLGLKGNPLAQEILNLYQEPDGTRRLLSYLLDNLAGTKREQPPPRSWIPLQEPDRTRPAALFSVMCYNVLCDKYATRQLYGYCPSWALNWEYRKKSIMQEILSCSADIISLQEVETEQYYSYFLVELKEHGYEGFFSPKSRARTMSESDRKHVDGCAIFYKTEKFSLVQKHTVEFNQLAMANSEGSEAMLNRVMTKDNIGVAVLLELRKEIMEQSAGKPLHGMEKQLLLVANAHMHWDPEYSDVKLVQTMMFLSEVKNIVDKATRSLKLSSISGETNAIPLVLCADLNSLPDSGVVEYLSTGGVDSTHKDFKDLRYIDSLTNFNCNGKNGTSSTRITHGFKLKSAYENGLMPFTNYTYDFKGIIDYIFYSQPLLNVLGILGPLDLHWLHENNIDGCPHPHVPSDHFSLFAQLELLLPYPPAVNGIHLPGRR from the exons ATGCCCAAGGAAAAATATGATCCGCCTGACCCAAGAAGGATGTACACAATAATGTCCAGTGAGGAGGCGGCCAACGGGAAGAAGTCATACTGGGCAGAGCTGGAGATTGTTG GAAGAGTGAGGAGTTTGAGTTCAGCATTATGGTCCCTTACCCATCTCACTGCTCTTCATATCAGTGATAACTCACTTTCGCGAATCCCGCCCGACATTGCCAAACTACACAACTTGGTGTACCTGGACCTCTCGTCCAATAAAATCAGGAGCCTGCCCGCCGAGCTAGGCAACATGGTATCTCTCAG GGAACTGCTTTTAAATAACAACCAGTTACGAGTTCTGCCTTTTGAGCTTGGAAAACTCTTTCAGTTACAAACGTTGGGTTTGAAAG GGAACCCACTTGCACAAGAAATCTTGAACCTCTACCAAGAGCCTGATGGGACACGTCGGCTCCTCAGCTACCTGCTGGACAATCTCGCAGGCACCAAACGTG AACAGCCACCACCTCGCTCATGGATACCATTGCAGGAGCCTGACCGGACACGGCCAGCAG CACTTTTCTCTGTAATGTGCTACAATGTGCTGTGTGATAAGTACGCCACACGTCAGCTCTACGGCTACTGTCCCTCCTGGGCCCTCAACTGGGAATACAGGAAGAAGTCCATCATGCAGGAGATCCTCAGCTGCAGCGCAGACATCATCAGCCTGCAG GAAGTGGAGACGGAGCAGTACTATAGCTATTTCCTGGTGGAGCTGAAGGAACATGGTTACGAAGGATTCTTCAGCCCGAAGTCCCGGGCCAGGACTATGTCAGAATCGGACCGCAAACATGTTGACGGCTGCGCCATTTTCTATAAAACGGAGAA GTTCAGTCTGGTGCAGAAGCACACAGTGGAGTTCAACCAGCTGGCTATGGCAAATTCTGAAGGTTCAGAGGCCATGTTGAACAGGGTGATGACCAAGGACAACATCGGAGTGGCTGTACTACTAGAGCTGCGGAAAGAGATCATGGAGCAGTCTG CTGGAAAGCCTCTGCATGGCATGGAGAAACAGCTCCTCCTTGTGGCCAATGCTCACATGCACTGGGACCCCGAGTACTCGGATGTGAAACTTGTCCAGACCATGATGTTTCTGTCTGAAGTGAAGAACATTGTGGACAAAGCCACTCGCAGTCTCAAGCTCTCCTCCATCTCAGGAGAAACCAATGCTATCCCCCTCGTCCTGTGTGCTGACCTCAACTCTCTGCCTGACTCGG GTGTGGTGGAGTACCTGAGCACAGGTGGTGTGGACAGCACCCACAAGGACTTCAAAGACCTGCGATATATTGACAGCTTGACCAACTTTAACTGCAACGGCAAGAACGGCACCTCCAGCACCAGGATCACACACGGCTTCAAGCTGAAGAGTGCTTACGAGAACGGCCTGATGCCTTTCACCAACTACACCTATGACTTtaag gGCATCATTGACTACATCTTCTACTCTCAACCTTTGCTTAATGTGCTGGGCATTTTGGGTCCCTTGGACCTCCACTGGCTCCACGAGAACAATATCGATGGCTGCCCCCATCCCCACGTCCCCTCTgatcacttctctctgtttgcacAACTGGAGCTGCTCCTGCCCTATCCGCCTGCTGTCAATGGCATTCATCTGCCGGGTCGCAGGTAG
- the LOC127941724 gene encoding alpha-2Db adrenergic receptor-like — translation MIRLAQSFLRIAQRFRLAATSLKSKRVSDENTPGNGGSAPTALRMDITTITILSPNSSADTNGTSAPRPPPHSQYVAVLIILVVTVIILVTIVGNVLVVVAVFTSRALRAPQNLFLVSLASADILVATLVIPFSLANEVMGYWYFGSTWCAFYLALDVLFCTSSIVHLCAISLDRYWSVTKAVSYNLKRTPRRIKFMITVVWVISAVISFPPLLMTKHDELECLLNNETWYILSSCMVSFFAPGLIMILVYCKIYRVAKQRASTVFVAKNGMERQPSQSETCFVRKGKSDMESPSSHSSGSRERKGELDDIDLEETCVSNRQRNSRFAKSRKVEGAHACPKQNGRLSWACSRASDVDQEPKARQLSLSKSKLAQMREKRFTSVLAVVMGVFVLCWFPFFFTYSLHAICRESCPIPDSMFNLFFWIGYCNSSVNPIIYTIFNRDFRKAFKKIMCKHSIRT, via the coding sequence ATGATACGTTTGGCGCAGAGTTTTCTGCGGATCGCGCAGCGCTTCAGATTGGCTGCTACAAGTTTGAAGTCGAAGCGCGTTTCGGATGAGAATACGCCTGGAAATGGGGGATCAGCGCCGACGGCACTCAGAATGGATATAACTACTATCACCATCCTCTCGCCGAACTCATCCGCGGATACTAATGGCACGAGCGCGCCTAGACCCCCGCCGCATTCACAGTACGTTGCGGTGCTCATCATTCTCGTGGTTACCGTAATTATCTTGGTGACCATAGTGGGTAACGTTTTAGTGGTGGTGGCCGTTTTCACCAGCCGCGCGCTGCGTGCGCCACAGAACCTCTTTCTGGTCTCTTTGGCGTCTGCTGATATTTTGGTGGCCACTTTGGTTATTCCGTTCTCCCTAGCCAATGAAGTGATGGGCTACTGGTATTTTGGAAGCACCTGGTGTGCATTCTACCTGGCTTTAGACGTGCTCTTCTGCACGTCATCCATTGTGCACCTTTGCGCCATAAGTTTGGACCGCTACTGGTCTGTCACCAAAGCGGTCAGCTACAACCTAAAGAGAACCCCGCGGAGAATAAAGTTCATGATCACGGTGGTGTGGGTCATCTCGGCCGTGATTTCCTTCCCACCGCTTCTCATGACCAAACACGACGAGCTGGAGTGTTTGCTGAACAACGAGACCTGGTACATCCTCTCCTCCTGCATGGTGTCGTTTTTTGCGCCTGGTCTCATCATGATTTTGGTGTACTGCAAGATCTACAGGGTGGCCAAACAGCGCGCGTCCACCGTGTTCGTGGCTAAGAACGGGATGGAGCGACAGCCTTCCCAATCCGAGACCTGCTTCGTGCGTAAAGGCAAGTCAGATATGGAGAGCCCCAGCAGCCACAGCTCAGGCAGCCGAGAGCGCAAAGGCGAACTCGACGACATCGATCTGGAGGAGACGTGCGTCTCCAACAGACAAAGAAACTCGCGCTTCGCCAAGAGCAGGAAGGTAGAAGGGGCACACGCGTGTCCAAAGCAAAATGGACGTCTCTCTTGGGCATGTAGTCGCGCGTCGGACGTCGATCAGGAGCCGAAGGCGCGTCAGCTGTCTTTGTCCAAGTCCAAACTGGCACAGATGCGAGAGAAGCGCTTCACCTCCGTGCTGGCTGTGGTTATGGGGGTGTTCGTGCTCTGCTGGTTTCCTTTTTTCTTTACGTACAGCCTTCATGCCATATGCCGAGAAAGTTGCCCAATACCGGATTCAATGTTTAATCTCTTTTTCTGGATTGGTTATTGCAACAGTTCTGTGAACCCCATAATTTACACCATTTTCAATAGAGACTTTAGGAAAGCGTTCAAGAAGATAATGTGCAAGCATTCTATACGCacgtaa